In Methanofastidiosum sp., one genomic interval encodes:
- a CDS encoding TatD family hydrolase, whose product MFITDNHMHIDPIRGMGLDAVREFTSAGGTHFMLVYKTANDSKIQVKSGKDFGKAYDYIIELSKKINRETDAKSFPIIGLHPAEFHHLILDFGKEKAYEMALEALGEIEKRISDGLAFGIGEVGRPHYDVGKEIIDISNQFLIEVLKVSKKLRCPVQLHTETFDEKKFLDLGEIVKKHGLAEKTIKHFSPPMVSMCEKIGIYPSIIAREKNILKALEEGKRFLMETDYIDDNERPGAVVGPKTVPKITKKLFDKGILTKEDIDNIHKYLIEEIYEIEII is encoded by the coding sequence ATGTTCATAACAGATAATCACATGCATATTGACCCGATAAGAGGGATGGGGCTTGATGCCGTGAGAGAATTTACTTCTGCTGGCGGTACACATTTTATGCTTGTCTATAAAACTGCTAATGATTCAAAGATTCAAGTAAAAAGTGGAAAAGATTTTGGAAAAGCCTATGATTATATAATTGAGCTTTCAAAAAAAATAAACAGAGAAACTGATGCAAAGTCTTTTCCAATTATAGGGCTCCACCCTGCTGAATTTCACCACCTTATACTAGACTTTGGAAAAGAGAAAGCGTATGAGATGGCTTTGGAGGCTCTAGGTGAAATTGAAAAGAGGATTTCTGATGGTCTAGCATTTGGAATCGGGGAAGTCGGAAGACCGCATTACGATGTTGGCAAAGAGATAATTGACATATCAAATCAATTTCTTATTGAAGTTCTAAAAGTTTCAAAGAAGCTAAGATGCCCAGTGCAACTCCACACTGAAACATTTGATGAAAAAAAGTTTTTAGATCTTGGAGAGATTGTAAAAAAGCATGGGCTAGCTGAAAAGACAATAAAGCATTTTTCACCTCCAATGGTTTCCATGTGTGAAAAAATCGGGATTTATCCATCAATTATTGCAAGAGAAAAGAATATTCTAAAGGCTTTGGAGGAAGGTAAGAGATTTTTGATGGAAACAGATTACATTGACGATAACGAGAGGCCGGGCGCTGTTGTTGGTCCTAAAACAGTCCCTAAAATTACTAAAAAATTATTTGATAAAGGAATACTGACAAAAGAAGATATTGATAATATACATAAGTACTTGATAGAAGAGATATACGAAATTGAGATTATCTGA
- a CDS encoding DUF192 domain-containing protein — protein MSSHDLSKIFDKLTYQRNFFELSRGLMFKNDISISNESYIFILNRERKAAITMMFVFFPIDVVWLNSEFQVIDSKENLKPFSFYTSHKGKAKYFVEMPLDSIKKYRIKIGDRLKFPL, from the coding sequence ATGTCTTCGCATGACCTATCAAAAATCTTTGACAAACTGACCTATCAAAGAAATTTTTTTGAACTGTCAAGAGGATTAATGTTCAAGAACGATATATCTATTTCAAACGAATCTTATATCTTTATTTTGAATCGGGAAAGAAAAGCTGCTATAACAATGATGTTTGTTTTTTTTCCTATTGATGTTGTCTGGCTCAACTCAGAATTTCAAGTCATTGACTCAAAAGAAAATTTAAAACCTTTTTCATTTTATACTAGCCACAAAGGTAAGGCCAAATACTTTGTTGAAATGCCGTTAGACTCTATCAAGAAATACAGGATCAAGATTGGAGATAGGTTAAAATTCCCTCTTTAG
- a CDS encoding exosome complex RNA-binding protein Csl4, giving the protein MKANAETKKEFVIPGDYIGVAEEYLPGEGAYEENGKIYATLVGNLDLDMSRRSASVISKTNVLPQIKEGDIVYGEIVSVKPQMVYVDLLALEGHADKKLSANTKARIYVSQTDKKYVKTISTEFRNGDVVRARVVDTQGDSIRLSTAEDSLGVIRAVCGVCRKTLENKDGNSEGNLECSYCGAKETRKTANDYMKAKL; this is encoded by the coding sequence ATGAAAGCGAATGCAGAGACTAAGAAAGAGTTTGTTATACCAGGTGACTACATAGGAGTTGCCGAAGAATATTTACCAGGAGAAGGGGCATATGAAGAGAATGGAAAGATATATGCTACACTGGTAGGGAACTTAGACCTAGATATGTCAAGAAGAAGTGCAAGTGTTATTTCAAAAACAAATGTTTTACCTCAGATTAAAGAAGGAGATATAGTCTACGGAGAGATAGTATCTGTTAAACCACAGATGGTTTATGTGGATCTTCTAGCATTAGAGGGGCATGCAGACAAGAAGCTTTCAGCCAATACAAAGGCTAGGATATATGTTTCACAGACTGACAAAAAGTATGTGAAAACGATTTCTACAGAATTTAGAAATGGGGATGTTGTTAGGGCCAGAGTCGTAGATACACAAGGCGATTCAATAAGACTTTCGACAGCAGAAGACTCTCTTGGAGTAATAAGAGCAGTTTGTGGCGTTTGTAGAAAAACTCTTGAGAACAAGGATGGAAATTCTGAGGGAAATCTTGAATGCAGTTACTGTGGTGCTAAGGAAACAAGAAAGACAGCAAACGACTATATGAAAGCTAAATTATGA
- a CDS encoding methanogenesis marker 17 protein produces MEIIVEGLPEKESQGYVTLINDIMREFEIRRSIEKVYFYGDTENFVFITSIRIKKILEPLRIEDVAIYNAEKESLSVEDEFYVPKILSLLWAISKEGVEQADRTEIKIPTDIFNKIKSEVVYYPTEDLKKNVQEAINRVLPEAARIKYILSAEKTITVASSENAISEESKKLAQKFHERD; encoded by the coding sequence ATGGAAATAATAGTTGAAGGATTGCCAGAGAAGGAATCTCAAGGTTATGTCACTTTAATAAATGATATAATGAGAGAATTTGAGATACGAAGAAGCATAGAAAAGGTATACTTCTATGGCGATACTGAAAATTTTGTTTTCATAACATCAATTAGGATAAAAAAAATTCTTGAACCTTTGAGGATAGAGGACGTTGCCATCTACAACGCAGAAAAAGAATCACTGTCTGTAGAGGATGAGTTTTACGTTCCAAAGATATTATCATTATTATGGGCCATCTCTAAAGAAGGGGTAGAGCAGGCCGATAGAACTGAGATTAAAATCCCGACTGATATCTTCAATAAGATAAAGTCTGAAGTCGTCTACTACCCTACAGAGGATTTGAAGAAAAACGTTCAAGAAGCAATCAATAGGGTTTTACCTGAAGCAGCTAGGATCAAATACATACTCTCTGCAGAAAAAACTATAACAGTTGCATCAAGTGAGAATGCAATTTCAGAAGAAAGCAAAAAACTTGCTCAAAAGTTTCACGAGAGGGACTAG
- a CDS encoding methanogenesis marker 5 protein, whose product MKVFIYPPNSMILQDLVERFGHTPLALAKEIDRRVNDPELDSPPMNITEIDVKIGLKYAAIEVPSGVRGRLAMFGPLIDEAEAAIIVNNFPSTFGCMACARTNELTIYLIKQRKVPTLELDYPTNEEEVEDFIARIKGFLEGLK is encoded by the coding sequence ATGAAAGTTTTTATTTATCCCCCAAACAGCATGATATTGCAGGATTTAGTTGAAAGGTTTGGTCACACTCCCCTAGCTCTAGCAAAAGAGATAGATAGAAGAGTTAATGATCCAGAACTTGACTCTCCACCAATGAATATAACTGAAATAGATGTAAAAATTGGATTAAAGTATGCCGCCATAGAAGTTCCATCTGGCGTCAGGGGCAGACTTGCCATGTTTGGACCATTGATTGATGAGGCAGAAGCTGCTATTATTGTCAATAACTTTCCATCTACATTTGGGTGCATGGCATGCGCCAGGACAAATGAGCTTACTATTTATCTCATCAAACAGAGAAAAGTTCCAACTCTAGAACTTGACTATCCTACAAATGAGGAAGAAGTGGAAGATTTCATTGCAAGAATTAAAGGGTTCTTGGAGGGTCTAAAATGA
- a CDS encoding ECF transporter S component yields the protein MKAKSSKNIAFTAIFAAIGILFGTILLIPTPVPNVYLDLSHIGTVLAAILLGPIFGGVTGFIVGIWPGVTFGNFLVPPFKALTGVFIAILSKKTRPGIAVFGGYLPEAFLTYLTLAVLKIPYGLPLPVVYTILTKAFAEIIILAILMEIIMKNKGVKHFLESKVGFLYL from the coding sequence TTGAAAGCTAAAAGCTCAAAGAATATCGCCTTCACTGCAATCTTTGCAGCAATAGGAATTCTATTCGGAACGATACTGCTTATACCAACACCGGTACCAAATGTTTATCTTGATCTGTCCCATATAGGTACAGTTCTTGCTGCTATATTATTGGGCCCAATATTTGGAGGGGTAACTGGATTTATTGTAGGTATATGGCCTGGCGTTACCTTTGGAAATTTCCTTGTGCCCCCTTTTAAAGCTTTAACGGGTGTTTTTATTGCTATTTTGTCCAAAAAGACAAGACCTGGTATAGCAGTCTTTGGTGGGTACCTGCCCGAGGCATTTTTAACATATCTAACGCTTGCAGTATTGAAGATTCCATATGGGCTCCCGTTGCCTGTTGTATACACTATATTGACGAAGGCCTTTGCTGAAATTATTATTCTGGCTATACTGATGGAAATAATAATGAAGAATAAAGGAGTAAAACACTTTCTTGAATCAAAGGTAGGATTTTTATACCTTTGA
- a CDS encoding methanogenesis marker 7 protein, with the protein MFKMALFEGGLHRADEFEDLVDDLGGFLIQKNVTQIDITLIISVPAEDYELVVKKAKELRGKIVEVPLAGSEVTIVAPSLGKHHLPHPVCDISEYIRRNGAVTNVMGLARGVGQRINQITATEKGMIEEADVAVYSLGNFSRCLMKKTHLFIDIDIPVVVLGGPEQFNIEGLDYYVGGIGRRSQRLRQKFDLDIFDVMVGEISKAVEKRRREIEEDPLILEPIYLKKILEENVEGIDKIISPIPIVLNVDGVKVKMPLAQFKEKIKNIEFDGRKIEEYANIYQSPYSGITILKIFTKSYFDSLKNNL; encoded by the coding sequence ATGTTTAAGATGGCATTATTTGAAGGAGGACTCCATAGGGCAGATGAGTTTGAAGACCTCGTAGATGATCTTGGAGGTTTTTTAATCCAGAAAAATGTTACCCAAATTGATATTACTCTAATCATTTCTGTACCCGCCGAGGATTATGAGCTTGTAGTTAAAAAAGCAAAAGAGTTAAGGGGAAAAATTGTTGAAGTTCCACTTGCAGGTTCAGAAGTCACAATTGTAGCACCTTCTCTTGGAAAGCATCATCTGCCACACCCGGTGTGCGATATATCAGAATACATCAGAAGGAACGGTGCTGTGACAAACGTCATGGGGCTTGCAAGAGGAGTTGGCCAGAGAATAAACCAGATAACTGCCACAGAAAAGGGGATGATAGAAGAGGCCGATGTGGCGGTCTATTCTCTGGGAAACTTTAGCAGATGTCTTATGAAAAAGACTCATCTCTTTATCGACATTGATATACCCGTAGTTGTTCTCGGAGGTCCAGAACAATTTAATATTGAAGGGCTTGATTATTACGTCGGCGGCATTGGAAGAAGGAGCCAGAGATTGAGGCAGAAGTTTGATCTTGATATATTTGATGTCATGGTCGGTGAAATCTCAAAGGCAGTAGAAAAAAGGAGAAGGGAAATAGAAGAGGATCCTCTGATATTAGAACCAATATACCTTAAGAAGATTTTAGAAGAAAACGTTGAGGGCATAGACAAGATCATTTCACCAATCCCTATAGTCCTAAATGTAGATGGTGTCAAAGTAAAAATGCCATTGGCTCAGTTCAAGGAAAAGATAAAGAACATAGAATTTGATGGTAGGAAGATAGAAGAGTATGCTAATATCTATCAGTCACCCTACAGTGGGATTACAATACTAAAGATATTTACAAAATCTTATTTTGATTCATTAAAAAACAATCTATAA
- a CDS encoding UbiA family prenyltransferase produces the protein MRIRKKLRGIAQLIRLDLSFAAAICVVAGEILALSGIPTLIEAVAGFSCGFFISASALVLNDYFDLESDRINAPNRPLPSGIVSKSEIIYLTVFTTIIGLYSALLLGIYVLIIGILFWFIGVLYNWKLKRTGLLGNIMVASSVAITFIIGGIAVGKPWNVTVWSFGLMAFLVDLGEEISADAMDLEGDKLQNSKSIAIIWGRKVALKVSSLLFGLVILVSFFPLLFGNLGRIYLLAMIIIDANIIYFVYKLLKSKTESEGRNYIIGIYRGIMIGIMVLVLGLVILEII, from the coding sequence ATGCGGATTAGAAAAAAACTTAGAGGGATTGCACAATTAATTAGACTAGACCTTTCTTTTGCGGCGGCTATATGTGTAGTTGCCGGAGAGATATTGGCCCTTTCAGGTATCCCCACCTTAATAGAGGCTGTAGCAGGGTTTAGTTGTGGATTTTTTATCTCTGCTTCTGCACTAGTATTAAATGATTATTTTGATCTTGAGAGTGACAGGATAAATGCTCCAAATAGGCCACTCCCCTCAGGAATCGTTTCAAAATCTGAGATAATCTATTTGACAGTATTCACGACAATCATAGGACTTTATTCTGCCCTCTTACTTGGGATATATGTTTTGATTATTGGTATATTATTCTGGTTTATTGGGGTTCTATATAACTGGAAACTAAAAAGAACGGGGCTGTTGGGTAACATAATGGTCGCATCTTCAGTTGCAATCACATTTATTATTGGAGGTATAGCAGTCGGGAAACCCTGGAATGTTACAGTATGGTCATTTGGCCTGATGGCTTTCTTAGTTGATCTAGGCGAAGAAATATCTGCCGATGCAATGGATTTAGAAGGCGATAAACTTCAGAACTCAAAATCGATTGCGATAATTTGGGGGAGAAAAGTTGCACTTAAAGTATCCAGCTTATTGTTTGGCCTAGTAATATTAGTGAGTTTTTTTCCTTTGCTCTTTGGCAATCTAGGAAGAATTTATTTACTGGCAATGATAATTATAGATGCTAATATTATCTATTTTGTGTATAAACTCTTGAAGAGTAAAACTGAGAGTGAAGGTAGGAACTATATCATAGGTATATATCGTGGAATAATGATTGGGATTATGGTATTAGTATTGGGGCTTGTTATTTTAGAAATTATTTGA
- a CDS encoding DUF2067 domain-containing protein, which translates to MKPKIRVLSFKIKGNEKVEIARFLSKFEDISFNLSDDTLKVKVFNPGNMGDIVHSIKSYLEELKEKEINEDKGIYTYSLDSISKIAGTTVPVKLLKAVLVDKGYSFEVEKENVLSTANVSVAAKVAGEISYLLEDLDGVSKPVTEIIVRVAIEFDILSSELLSVGIDEKIFNDTETVSLNISYDDALSYLREYAGG; encoded by the coding sequence ATGAAGCCAAAAATAAGAGTTTTAAGTTTTAAAATCAAGGGCAATGAAAAAGTAGAAATTGCCCGTTTTCTTTCTAAATTTGAAGATATATCTTTTAATTTATCTGATGATACATTAAAAGTCAAAGTATTTAATCCCGGAAATATGGGGGATATAGTACATTCAATTAAGAGTTACTTGGAAGAGCTGAAGGAGAAGGAAATAAACGAAGATAAGGGGATTTACACATACAGCCTTGACAGCATCTCTAAAATAGCTGGCACGACAGTTCCTGTGAAACTTCTAAAAGCAGTCTTAGTGGATAAAGGATACTCATTTGAAGTTGAGAAGGAAAATGTTCTTTCTACGGCGAATGTTTCAGTTGCTGCTAAAGTTGCAGGAGAGATATCTTACCTATTAGAAGATTTGGATGGGGTATCAAAACCTGTTACAGAGATCATCGTAAGGGTTGCAATTGAATTTGATATCTTATCTTCAGAGCTTTTGAGTGTAGGAATAGATGAAAAGATTTTTAATGATACAGAAACGGTATCTTTAAATATAAGCTACGACGATGCTCTTTCATATCTAAGAGAGTATGCAGGTGGTTAA
- a CDS encoding methanogenesis marker 6 protein yields the protein MKTRMFVIADTSSLTPQTVINYIVSLGKTLNIKDTCYGIMVEGDDDVVENVTLKIREKFNADIFSKHRAYPIGDERRCRATRGGGARPGYYFLQEEYKLLPLISKVLKEGRFKTIDKKKKKPVDVDVLKKAIKKKV from the coding sequence ATGAAAACAAGAATGTTTGTTATCGCTGATACCTCATCACTAACTCCTCAAACAGTAATTAACTATATTGTAAGTCTTGGGAAGACTTTGAACATCAAAGATACCTGTTATGGTATCATGGTAGAAGGCGACGACGACGTTGTTGAGAATGTCACACTAAAAATAAGGGAGAAATTTAACGCAGATATATTTTCAAAGCATCGAGCTTATCCAATAGGAGATGAAAGAAGATGTAGGGCTACAAGAGGTGGCGGAGCAAGGCCCGGTTATTATTTTTTACAAGAAGAGTACAAATTATTACCTCTGATCTCCAAGGTTTTAAAAGAAGGAAGATTTAAAACCATAGATAAAAAGAAGAAAAAACCTGTAGATGTAGATGTACTGAAGAAGGCTATTAAGAAAAAGGTGTAA
- a CDS encoding flippase, which yields MIKKSLMLLIANSFSRVANYLFTLFTANILLLTEYGLLSAIMPFQSLILVLSSFGIAPSVSRFTSIYDAENKNQKISSSLFFVPIGIGLFILLFVLSPVIMSFYSLDIREGIDVPLKIILLVIPLGVLFSVFTGILLGIKKVNYMAVSIFALSLSYFLLSMPLSYFFRVSGASAALVVGYLIGIIVSFLLVLKSGVKLTLKSENFQEFKKILVFAVPVSIFSLSLVLLFNADIYILAHFFGPKTVGIYGMASPTAGIVPSFAIALSAVLLPELSKLKSIEKDGIKSILVSLKASFNITLPVALSLFAFSAPIIYFLFGVQEGGWVLKLLSVGMLFYSIFYIASTSLQAMGKQWTPMKITVLIAIINVILNYLLIPRYNINGAAFATMVSCIIGMALMLKSLKIMFVPDKRFVLFSMAIFLAMMIFESIVGLFPSRTMNLIVYGGFGAPLIMSYFYYLKKKWI from the coding sequence ATGATTAAGAAATCCCTGATGCTTCTTATTGCAAATTCCTTCTCCAGAGTTGCAAATTATCTCTTCACTCTTTTCACGGCCAACATCCTTCTACTTACAGAGTATGGGCTGCTGTCTGCTATCATGCCTTTTCAGTCATTAATATTAGTTCTTTCGTCATTCGGTATCGCACCATCTGTATCCAGGTTTACATCAATCTATGATGCAGAGAATAAAAATCAAAAAATATCTTCTTCTCTGTTTTTTGTACCTATCGGGATTGGCTTATTTATTTTGCTCTTTGTTTTATCTCCAGTCATAATGAGTTTTTACTCATTGGACATAAGAGAAGGAATTGATGTACCGCTTAAGATAATTCTTCTTGTGATACCTCTTGGTGTGTTATTTTCAGTTTTCACTGGAATTCTCCTTGGTATCAAAAAGGTAAATTACATGGCAGTTTCAATATTTGCGCTTTCACTCTCTTATTTTTTACTTTCAATGCCACTTTCTTACTTCTTTAGAGTTTCAGGCGCCTCTGCAGCACTTGTGGTAGGATATCTAATAGGGATAATAGTTTCGTTTTTATTAGTTCTAAAGAGTGGCGTCAAACTAACTCTAAAAAGTGAGAATTTTCAGGAATTTAAGAAGATTTTAGTATTTGCAGTCCCGGTATCCATATTCTCTTTAAGCCTTGTACTGCTCTTCAATGCCGATATTTACATATTGGCCCACTTTTTTGGCCCAAAGACTGTTGGAATCTATGGCATGGCATCACCAACGGCAGGTATTGTCCCCTCATTTGCAATTGCCCTATCTGCCGTGTTATTGCCTGAACTATCAAAACTAAAATCAATAGAAAAAGACGGGATTAAAAGCATTCTAGTATCACTTAAAGCCTCGTTTAATATTACACTCCCTGTTGCACTTTCACTTTTTGCATTTTCAGCTCCAATAATATATTTTCTCTTTGGAGTCCAAGAAGGAGGATGGGTGCTGAAGCTTCTCTCAGTTGGTATGCTATTCTATTCTATATTTTATATCGCCTCTACTTCTCTTCAGGCTATGGGAAAACAGTGGACTCCAATGAAGATAACGGTGCTTATAGCTATAATAAATGTAATCCTGAACTACCTGCTCATACCTAGGTACAATATAAACGGTGCAGCTTTTGCAACTATGGTATCTTGTATAATTGGTATGGCCCTGATGCTCAAAAGCTTAAAAATTATGTTTGTTCCTGACAAGAGATTTGTTTTATTTTCAATGGCCATCTTTCTAGCGATGATGATCTTTGAGAGTATAGTTGGATTATTTCCATCAAGAACTATGAATCTTATTGTATACGGCGGATTTGGAGCTCCCTTAATTATGAGTTATTTTTACTATCTTAAGAAAAAATGGATATGA
- a CDS encoding RNA-binding protein, which translates to MEQMKEFLLVTTPTARQFDGIWEVEWALEGEIFEIKKTKFKGVLLVKCKNARKAAEMIRDYETSAIHRVLPFDRYINTDMNLITVEATDVAVPKIFKNDTFAVRCKKRGKVNFKSQDLEREIGAKIVEATSAKVNLEDPDIKVVIQIIDKKTGISVLKREEIIRKDVLEEDPDSF; encoded by the coding sequence ATGGAACAAATGAAAGAATTCCTTCTTGTGACCACACCCACGGCTAGGCAGTTTGATGGGATATGGGAGGTAGAATGGGCATTGGAAGGGGAAATCTTTGAAATTAAAAAAACTAAGTTCAAAGGGGTCCTCCTTGTGAAGTGTAAAAATGCCAGAAAAGCTGCCGAGATGATCAGAGATTATGAGACAAGCGCTATTCATCGTGTATTGCCATTTGATAGATATATCAATACAGACATGAATCTGATAACAGTCGAAGCAACTGATGTTGCGGTGCCTAAAATATTTAAAAATGACACATTTGCAGTAAGGTGTAAGAAGAGAGGAAAGGTCAATTTCAAATCACAGGACCTTGAAAGAGAAATCGGTGCAAAGATTGTTGAAGCAACAAGCGCAAAGGTAAATCTTGAAGATCCTGATATCAAGGTTGTTATTCAGATAATTGATAAAAAAACAGGTATTTCAGTTTTAAAAAGAGAAGAGATTATTAGAAAAGACGTTCTAGAAGAAGACCCAGATTCATTCTAA
- a CDS encoding methanogenesis marker 15 protein, with translation MIKIAQLSCGNDYSGIQKEIEKAAETVGAKIVFPDVDIDFDEAVEEFGFNPVSAGLKLMVARAKALADKTFEADAVLIATCFRCAEGALIRNEIRRYLQRHTKLPVVMYSFTENTKASVLLTRMEALVTIVKRKDLLGRERQVGLTMGIDSGSATTKAVIMQDNKIIGKYWSPTTTVIESAEKVVSEALKEAKVDLKDIESIGTTGYGRYTLGHHYKAKLVQEELTVNSKGAVFLADKQKGEATILDIGGMDNKAITVMDGIPDSFTMGGICAGASGRFLETTAKRLGIEIGEFGDMAAKGELHKVPMNSYCTVFGIQGLVSALAEGYTKEDVAAAACRSVAEQIYQQQLQEIDVRFPVIQVGGTSLLKGLVRAVGDILKTEPLVPQNSQYIGAVGGALLCSGFI, from the coding sequence ATGATTAAAATAGCTCAGCTTTCATGTGGTAATGATTACAGTGGTATCCAAAAAGAAATTGAAAAAGCTGCAGAAACAGTAGGGGCCAAGATAGTTTTTCCTGATGTCGACATTGATTTTGATGAGGCAGTTGAAGAATTTGGATTCAACCCTGTAAGTGCTGGATTAAAACTCATGGTTGCGAGGGCAAAAGCACTAGCAGATAAAACATTTGAAGCAGATGCTGTATTGATAGCCACATGTTTTAGATGTGCAGAAGGTGCTTTAATCCGAAATGAGATAAGGAGATATCTTCAGAGGCACACAAAACTTCCAGTCGTCATGTATTCATTCACTGAAAATACTAAGGCAAGTGTTCTTCTTACAAGAATGGAAGCGCTTGTGACAATTGTAAAAAGAAAAGATCTACTCGGGAGAGAAAGGCAAGTAGGCTTGACAATGGGCATTGATTCAGGCTCAGCTACAACAAAAGCAGTGATAATGCAAGATAATAAGATTATAGGTAAATACTGGAGTCCGACAACAACAGTGATAGAGTCAGCCGAGAAGGTAGTATCAGAGGCCCTTAAGGAAGCTAAGGTGGATCTTAAAGATATCGAATCAATCGGGACAACTGGTTACGGCAGATATACCTTAGGACATCACTACAAGGCAAAACTTGTCCAGGAAGAATTGACTGTAAACTCAAAAGGCGCAGTTTTTCTTGCGGATAAACAGAAAGGAGAAGCCACAATCCTTGATATAGGTGGAATGGACAATAAGGCAATAACTGTCATGGATGGTATACCCGATAGCTTTACAATGGGAGGGATATGTGCTGGGGCATCTGGGAGATTTCTAGAAACTACTGCAAAGAGACTTGGAATTGAAATCGGCGAGTTTGGGGATATGGCAGCAAAAGGAGAGCTTCACAAGGTACCAATGAATAGCTACTGTACAGTTTTTGGAATCCAGGGATTGGTTTCTGCTTTAGCTGAAGGATATACTAAAGAAGACGTTGCAGCAGCAGCATGCAGAAGCGTTGCCGAACAGATTTATCAGCAGCAGCTTCAGGAAATTGATGTAAGGTTTCCAGTGATTCAAGTAGGTGGTACCTCACTTCTAAAAGGACTTGTAAGGGCGGTAGGCGATATCTTAAAAACAGAACCTTTAGTTCCACAAAACTCTCAATATATCGGTGCAGTCGGAGGAGCCTTACTCTGCTCAGGATTTATCTAA
- a CDS encoding METTL5 family protein, which produces MRKKQLEIFLSNLKEMEDPDMFEEQYTTPGDIAAEIVLFAYHRGDIEGKTVVDLGAGTGRLGIASLLLGAKKVYFVEKDKRAIEILNDNLKTLTLKSNQILGEYEIKDGDVLDVLLRGDTIIQNPPFGTKKRKMDTNFLKKAFEIGDVVYSLHKKGNYDFIKNVALENGFELVEKESFNFPIKAIFRVHKKRKVMIEVELYRFMRCYNESECRD; this is translated from the coding sequence GTGAGAAAAAAACAGCTTGAAATCTTTCTTTCAAATCTAAAGGAGATGGAAGACCCAGACATGTTTGAAGAGCAGTACACCACTCCAGGTGACATTGCTGCTGAAATCGTCCTATTTGCTTACCACAGAGGAGATATAGAAGGAAAGACTGTAGTTGACCTTGGGGCAGGTACAGGCAGGCTTGGTATAGCTTCTCTCTTATTAGGGGCTAAAAAAGTGTACTTTGTAGAGAAAGATAAAAGGGCCATAGAGATTTTGAACGATAATTTAAAAACATTAACTTTAAAAAGTAATCAAATCTTAGGAGAATACGAGATTAAGGATGGTGACGTTTTAGACGTCCTCCTGCGAGGGGACACTATTATTCAAAATCCGCCTTTTGGTACAAAAAAGAGGAAGATGGATACCAATTTTTTGAAAAAGGCTTTTGAAATAGGAGATGTTGTGTATTCCTTGCACAAGAAAGGGAACTATGATTTCATAAAGAATGTTGCATTGGAAAACGGATTTGAGCTAGTTGAGAAGGAGAGTTTCAATTTTCCAATAAAAGCAATATTTAGAGTTCATAAGAAAAGGAAAGTAATGATTGAAGTTGAACTTTATAGATTCATGAGGTGTTATAATGAAAGCGAATGCAGAGACTAA
- a CDS encoding DNA-directed RNA polymerase subunit L, which yields MDIEVIKNEENFMEFRIIGEDHTLCNVLRDALLQNNKVKVAAYRIDHPLLDRKRPMFIINTDGSISPKDALLEAIKSVEKDIRGLKKKLL from the coding sequence TTGGATATTGAAGTAATTAAAAATGAAGAAAATTTTATGGAATTTAGAATTATTGGTGAAGATCATACATTATGCAATGTATTAAGAGATGCATTACTACAAAACAATAAAGTAAAGGTGGCCGCTTACAGAATTGACCATCCTCTACTTGATAGAAAAAGACCAATGTTTATAATAAATACTGATGGTTCGATATCACCAAAAGATGCACTTCTTGAAGCCATAAAAAGTGTCGAAAAAGATATTAGAGGATTAAAGAAAAAATTGCTTTAG